A window from Phaeocystidibacter marisrubri encodes these proteins:
- the amaB gene encoding L-piperidine-6-carboxylate dehydrogenase, giving the protein MQDVLTKLGLQAQNNGTSTGKNFFGSGDAITSWSPVDGKTIGTVTTTTSEEYEKVVATAAEAFKTWKEVPAPQRGEIVRQYGDILREYKEPLGKLVSYEMGKSYQEGLGEVQEMIDICDFAVGLSRQLYGLTIKSERPAHHMQEQWHPLGIVGIISAFNFPVAVWSWNTALAWVCGDVTIWKASEKTPLTAIACQNLFNKVAEANDLPEGISNIITGNAQVGEWMTKDGRVPLISATGSIRMGKIVGTEVAKRLGKSILELGGNNAIIVTPDADLKMTTIGTVFGAVGTAGQRCTSTRRVIIHDSIYDKVKDALVKAYGQLSIGDPLDEKNHVGPLIDKDAVKAYQYALDKVVEEGGNLIVEGGVLEGPGYESGCYVKPAIAEAKNSFEIVQHETFAPILYLMKYSTFEEAIALQNGVPQGLSSAIMTNNMREAHQFLSASGSDCGIANVNIGTSGAEIGGAFGGEKETGGGRESGSDAWKAYMRRQTNTLNYSPDLPLAQGIKFDI; this is encoded by the coding sequence ATGCAAGACGTACTTACTAAGCTTGGTCTTCAAGCACAAAATAACGGAACATCCACAGGAAAAAACTTCTTTGGAAGCGGAGATGCCATTACCTCTTGGTCGCCAGTAGACGGCAAGACCATTGGTACGGTTACCACTACCACTTCTGAGGAATACGAAAAGGTGGTTGCTACAGCAGCTGAAGCCTTCAAAACTTGGAAAGAAGTTCCTGCACCTCAACGTGGCGAAATCGTTCGCCAGTACGGTGATATTCTACGCGAATACAAAGAGCCATTGGGTAAACTCGTTTCGTATGAAATGGGTAAGAGCTACCAAGAAGGTTTGGGTGAAGTTCAAGAGATGATTGACATCTGTGATTTCGCCGTTGGACTTTCGCGTCAACTATACGGACTTACGATTAAATCGGAGCGTCCAGCTCACCACATGCAAGAGCAATGGCACCCATTGGGTATTGTGGGCATCATTTCTGCCTTCAACTTTCCAGTTGCTGTTTGGTCTTGGAACACAGCTCTGGCTTGGGTTTGTGGCGATGTTACCATTTGGAAAGCCAGCGAAAAAACTCCACTTACAGCCATTGCTTGTCAGAACCTGTTCAACAAGGTTGCTGAAGCGAATGACCTTCCAGAAGGAATTTCAAACATCATTACAGGTAATGCCCAAGTGGGTGAATGGATGACTAAAGACGGTCGTGTTCCATTGATCTCTGCAACCGGTTCTATCCGTATGGGTAAGATTGTTGGAACAGAGGTAGCGAAGCGCCTTGGCAAGTCCATCCTTGAATTGGGTGGAAACAACGCCATCATTGTAACACCAGATGCCGACTTGAAGATGACAACCATCGGAACAGTATTCGGGGCGGTTGGAACCGCAGGTCAGCGTTGTACTTCAACACGCCGAGTAATCATTCACGATTCCATTTACGACAAAGTGAAAGATGCATTGGTGAAAGCATACGGTCAGTTGAGCATTGGTGATCCGTTGGATGAGAAGAATCACGTGGGCCCACTCATTGATAAAGATGCGGTTAAAGCCTACCAATACGCATTGGATAAAGTAGTAGAGGAAGGTGGAAACCTCATTGTTGAAGGTGGAGTTCTTGAAGGTCCAGGTTACGAAAGTGGCTGTTACGTGAAGCCTGCTATTGCTGAAGCTAAGAACTCTTTCGAGATTGTTCAGCACGAAACTTTTGCACCGATCTTGTACTTGATGAAGTACAGCACATTTGAAGAAGCTATCGCTCTTCAAAACGGTGTTCCACAAGGACTTTCTTCTGCAATTATGACCAATAACATGCGTGAGGCACATCAGTTCCTTTCTGCATCGGGTTCAGATTGTGGTATTGCCAACGTAAACATCGGTACTTCTGGTGCTGAGATTGGTGGTGCCTTTGGTGGTGAAAAAGAAACTGGAGGCGGACGCGAGTCAGGGTCTGACGCTTGGAAGGCTTATATGCGCCGCCAGACAAACACATTGAACTATTCTCCTGATTTGCCGTTGGCACAGGGTATCAAGTTCGATATCTAA
- the lysS gene encoding lysine--tRNA ligase codes for MARILSEQERFRREAMTKLRSMGIEPYPAAEYPVTHKSKQVIADFNADENSVGEVCLAGRLMTKRVMGKASFGVLQDTDDRIQVYVNRDELCPGDDKTMYNDVFKKLLDIGDFIGVKGTLFRTQTGEVSVLVKELTVLSKALRPLPVVKTDADGNIHDAFSDPELRYRQRYVDLVVNPEVRDIFVKRTKIINTMRRIFDRAGYFEVETPILQPIPGGAAARPFITHHNALDMPLYLRIANELYLKRLIVGGFEGVYEFAKDFRNEGMDRTHNPEFTVMEIYVAYKDYNWMMNFVENMLQEVVENVTDGKTEVTLGENTISFKAPFARVPILKAIEDHTGHQLIDKNESEIRTIAASLGLEVDETMGKGKLIDEIFGEFCEKHYIQPTFITDYPVEMSPLCKKHREDPRLTERFELMVNGKEVANAYSELNDPIDQRERFEDQLNLSKKGDDEAMFIDQDFLRALEYGMPPTSGLGIGIDRLTMMLTNQASIQEVLFFPQMRPEVFETGPKTTEFIEIGVPEEWAEHVAGLFGSVAEMREKKPGAVHQQLSGLRKKQKLEISTLTQEEVAAWFE; via the coding sequence ATGGCGCGTATTTTAAGTGAGCAGGAAAGATTTCGTCGCGAAGCGATGACTAAACTCCGCAGCATGGGCATTGAACCTTATCCAGCAGCGGAATATCCAGTTACACATAAATCGAAACAGGTCATCGCAGACTTCAATGCAGATGAAAACTCCGTTGGGGAGGTTTGTCTAGCAGGTCGTTTGATGACGAAACGCGTTATGGGTAAAGCCTCTTTCGGTGTTCTTCAAGATACGGATGATCGCATTCAGGTATATGTGAACCGCGATGAGCTTTGTCCAGGTGATGACAAGACGATGTACAATGACGTCTTCAAAAAGTTGTTGGATATCGGTGATTTCATCGGGGTGAAAGGAACACTTTTCCGCACTCAGACTGGTGAAGTTTCCGTGTTGGTAAAAGAGCTAACTGTATTGAGTAAAGCACTTCGTCCGCTACCGGTTGTAAAAACCGACGCAGATGGCAATATACACGATGCATTCTCTGACCCCGAGTTGCGCTATCGTCAGCGTTATGTTGATTTAGTGGTAAATCCGGAGGTTCGCGACATCTTTGTGAAGCGTACCAAGATCATTAACACCATGCGCCGAATCTTTGATCGCGCAGGGTATTTTGAAGTGGAAACGCCAATTCTACAGCCTATTCCTGGTGGTGCTGCGGCTCGCCCGTTTATTACACACCACAACGCTTTGGACATGCCGCTCTACTTGCGAATTGCCAATGAGCTCTACTTGAAGCGTCTCATCGTTGGTGGATTTGAAGGGGTGTATGAGTTTGCTAAAGACTTCAGAAATGAGGGAATGGACCGCACTCACAATCCAGAGTTTACCGTGATGGAAATTTATGTAGCCTACAAGGACTACAACTGGATGATGAACTTTGTGGAGAACATGCTCCAAGAAGTGGTTGAAAACGTTACCGACGGCAAAACGGAAGTTACGCTAGGTGAAAACACCATCAGCTTTAAAGCTCCTTTTGCTCGCGTTCCTATCTTGAAGGCCATTGAAGACCACACTGGTCATCAATTGATCGATAAAAACGAAAGTGAAATTCGCACTATTGCCGCAAGCTTAGGCTTAGAGGTGGACGAAACAATGGGTAAGGGAAAACTCATTGACGAGATTTTTGGAGAGTTCTGTGAGAAGCACTACATCCAACCGACGTTCATTACAGACTACCCGGTTGAAATGTCACCGCTTTGTAAAAAACACCGCGAAGACCCTCGCCTAACCGAGCGTTTCGAATTGATGGTGAACGGCAAAGAAGTGGCCAATGCATATTCGGAATTGAACGATCCTATCGATCAACGCGAACGCTTTGAAGACCAGCTAAACCTCAGTAAAAAAGGCGATGATGAAGCCATGTTCATTGATCAAGACTTTTTGAGAGCCTTGGAATACGGTATGCCTCCAACTTCAGGTTTGGGTATTGGTATCGACCGCCTTACAATGATGCTCACTAACCAAGCGAGTATTCAAGAGGTGTTATTCTTCCCTCAAATGCGTCCTGAGGTGTTCGAAACAGGCCCAAAAACGACAGAATTCATCGAAATTGGTGTGCCTGAAGAATGGGCCGAGCACGTGGCTGGGCTCTTTGGTTCGGTGGCCGAAATGCGCGAAAAGAAACCAGGAGCAGTTCATCAGCAACTCAGTGGATTGCGCAAAAAACAAAAATTAGAAATCAGCACACTAACTCAAGAAGAAGTGGCTGCTTGGTTTGAATAG
- a CDS encoding nitroreductase family protein, whose protein sequence is MELIEKLNWRYATKAMNGQTVPQEKIDNILKAINLAPTSSGLQPFEVMVITNPEIKEQIKGVAAGQTVVTDCSHLLVFAAWDRYTEDRINRVFDNTVELRGATNEGLENYRQRLLNAYPQQEDEVSFNHAAKQAYIAFAHAIAAAAFEGVDSTPMEGFDAAEVDRILGLREKGLKSCVLLPLGYRDEENDWLLKLSKVRKPMDEIVTVID, encoded by the coding sequence ATGGAATTGATTGAAAAACTGAATTGGAGGTACGCTACCAAGGCCATGAATGGTCAAACCGTGCCACAGGAAAAGATCGACAACATCTTAAAAGCGATAAACTTAGCACCTACTTCCAGTGGCCTACAGCCCTTCGAAGTTATGGTTATCACGAATCCTGAAATCAAGGAGCAAATTAAAGGAGTAGCTGCAGGACAAACGGTGGTAACCGACTGTTCTCACCTCTTGGTTTTTGCAGCATGGGATCGCTACACTGAAGATCGCATTAACCGCGTTTTCGACAATACAGTGGAGCTCCGTGGTGCAACCAATGAAGGATTGGAAAACTATCGCCAGCGTCTGTTGAACGCCTACCCTCAGCAAGAAGATGAGGTGAGCTTCAACCATGCCGCGAAACAAGCGTACATTGCTTTTGCACACGCTATTGCAGCTGCTGCTTTTGAAGGAGTTGACAGTACTCCTATGGAGGGTTTTGACGCCGCTGAAGTGGACCGTATTCTGGGTTTGCGCGAAAAGGGTTTAAAAAGCTGTGTATTGCTTCCTCTAGGTTATAGAGACGAAGAAAATGACTGGCTTCTTAAATTGTCTAAGGTTCGCAAACCGATGGATGAAATCGTCACAGTGATCGACTAA
- a CDS encoding DUF6588 family protein: MKAAFLSLGLICSAPLMAQHSNFQQVFYQLEELPGFYNEFMEQYMYDVNQNLNQSFFYNLQSNAEVMDTGEFSVGLLFGAGRIFPPNSVYSRKSPLYTNDNLSFTGGRVPTIFNGVENGEIRFVFLDPTTGNPMVNPQNGADVEFYLSTPPSFNSRYAYAGSAAISLGYGIGYGTEVRAYITPKFGAALGSVSDELSATNDFAYGASVKHEITTWIPYLHSRGWHISADFAYSAFTANIRGKFVGDFDTEIAVEASPQYEILASSSVEGIDYSIATTGGRFFIGKTFSWIELSAYMGYLSNSYKMNSVGSISATLRDKTGSNPDTNLELKDFANYSGNNTSLFYGASTTIGKGWARWTLAYTNNGDHYGSMGINFYF; the protein is encoded by the coding sequence ATGAAAGCCGCATTTCTATCCCTAGGGTTGATTTGTTCTGCCCCATTAATGGCTCAGCATTCCAACTTTCAACAAGTCTTCTATCAACTAGAAGAACTTCCTGGTTTCTACAATGAGTTCATGGAACAGTACATGTACGACGTAAACCAGAACCTCAATCAATCTTTCTTTTACAACTTGCAATCCAATGCAGAAGTAATGGACACTGGAGAATTCAGTGTTGGATTGTTGTTTGGCGCTGGACGCATCTTTCCACCCAACTCTGTTTACAGTCGAAAATCACCGCTCTATACAAACGACAACCTGTCCTTTACTGGGGGACGGGTTCCCACCATTTTCAATGGAGTTGAGAACGGAGAAATTCGTTTCGTGTTTCTAGACCCAACTACCGGAAACCCAATGGTAAATCCACAAAATGGTGCTGATGTAGAGTTCTACTTGAGTACTCCTCCTTCCTTCAACTCTCGCTATGCTTATGCAGGTAGTGCCGCAATATCTTTGGGCTATGGAATAGGTTATGGCACTGAAGTTAGAGCCTACATTACTCCGAAGTTTGGTGCTGCACTTGGATCCGTGAGCGATGAATTGTCGGCCACAAACGACTTTGCCTACGGAGCTTCTGTAAAACATGAAATCACCACTTGGATTCCCTACTTACACTCCAGAGGATGGCACATATCTGCTGATTTTGCATATTCTGCGTTCACCGCCAATATCCGAGGCAAATTTGTTGGGGATTTTGACACAGAAATCGCCGTAGAGGCGAGTCCCCAATACGAGATTCTTGCCTCAAGCAGCGTTGAAGGAATAGACTATTCTATAGCCACAACCGGAGGCCGATTCTTCATAGGAAAAACCTTCTCATGGATTGAATTATCCGCCTACATGGGTTACTTATCCAATTCCTATAAAATGAACTCAGTTGGCTCTATTTCTGCCACTTTAAGAGATAAAACTGGAAGTAACCCAGACACAAACCTTGAGTTGAAGGACTTTGCCAACTATTCTGGTAACAACACAAGTTTGTTCTATGGTGCTTCAACCACCATAGGTAAGGGTTGGGCAAGATGGACCTTAGCCTACACCAATAACGGAGACCACTATGGTTCCATGGGAATCAACTTCTACTTCTAA
- the gltX gene encoding glutamate--tRNA ligase, translated as MSDTPVRVRFAPSPTGPLHMGGVRTALYNYLFAKKLGGTFVLRLEDTDQTRFVPGAEQYIVDSLKWCGISPDEGISVGGPHEPYRQSERKPMYRQYAEDLIAKDLAYYAFDTSEELEAVRERAKEAGNANFQYNHITRNSMKNSLTLPAEEVQRRLENGDPYTIRIKLPRNHEVKFEDMIRGWVSVDTANMDDKILLKADGMPTYHLANIVDDHTMEITHVIRGEEWLPSAPLHILMYEFFGWEAPKFAHLPLLLRPDGNGKLSKRDGDRLGFPVFPLRWENKETGETAMGYREQGFFPEAFINMLAFLGWNPGDNRELFTLEELVDTFTIAKVSKSGAKFDFEKAKWYNQQYLRKHTDAELADMLIPVLEAKGVAVPERSILERIIELVKERAVFVEDIYEEGHFLFHEPRGYDESSVKKKWKGEESAAIVRALIEAFDVEEFSSANLEAIFKAYLNDNGIGFGQAGPVLRISITGTMTGPSAFDMMEVLGKEETLRRMNKTLSDLA; from the coding sequence ATGAGCGATACACCAGTTCGCGTACGTTTTGCGCCAAGTCCAACCGGTCCTTTGCACATGGGAGGAGTTCGTACAGCTTTGTACAACTACCTGTTTGCCAAAAAGTTAGGAGGAACATTTGTTCTTCGTCTTGAGGACACCGACCAAACTCGATTTGTGCCAGGCGCAGAGCAATACATTGTTGATTCACTTAAGTGGTGTGGAATTTCTCCAGACGAAGGAATTTCCGTTGGAGGTCCACACGAGCCTTATCGTCAAAGTGAGCGCAAGCCGATGTACCGTCAGTATGCAGAAGATCTGATCGCAAAGGATTTGGCATACTATGCATTTGATACTTCAGAAGAATTGGAGGCTGTACGTGAACGTGCAAAGGAAGCGGGAAATGCGAATTTCCAATACAACCACATCACACGTAACAGCATGAAGAACTCTCTCACCTTACCGGCTGAGGAAGTTCAACGTCGCCTTGAAAATGGCGACCCATATACCATTCGCATCAAGCTTCCTCGCAACCACGAAGTGAAGTTTGAAGATATGATTCGCGGTTGGGTGAGTGTAGATACCGCCAACATGGACGACAAGATCTTGTTGAAGGCGGATGGCATGCCGACTTATCACTTGGCCAATATTGTAGACGATCACACCATGGAAATCACGCACGTGATTCGTGGAGAAGAGTGGTTGCCTTCTGCGCCTCTTCACATCTTGATGTATGAATTCTTTGGATGGGAAGCGCCTAAGTTTGCTCACCTTCCATTGCTTTTGCGTCCGGATGGAAATGGCAAACTGAGCAAGCGAGATGGCGACCGCTTGGGCTTTCCTGTATTCCCACTTCGTTGGGAGAATAAGGAGACCGGTGAGACCGCCATGGGCTATCGCGAGCAAGGCTTCTTCCCTGAAGCCTTCATCAACATGCTAGCCTTTTTGGGTTGGAATCCCGGTGATAACCGCGAGTTGTTTACGCTTGAAGAGCTAGTGGATACCTTCACCATTGCAAAAGTGAGTAAGAGTGGTGCAAAATTCGATTTCGAAAAAGCGAAGTGGTACAATCAACAATACTTGCGCAAGCACACAGACGCGGAATTGGCAGATATGCTAATCCCAGTACTTGAAGCGAAAGGTGTTGCCGTTCCAGAGAGAAGCATTTTAGAGCGCATCATCGAATTGGTAAAAGAGCGTGCTGTATTTGTTGAAGATATCTACGAAGAAGGTCATTTCCTCTTCCATGAACCAAGAGGCTACGACGAATCATCTGTTAAAAAGAAGTGGAAAGGCGAAGAGTCTGCGGCAATTGTCCGTGCATTGATCGAAGCATTTGATGTTGAAGAATTCTCTTCTGCAAATCTAGAGGCCATCTTTAAAGCCTACTTGAACGACAACGGAATTGGCTTTGGTCAGGCAGGACCTGTTCTTCGTATTTCCATTACGGGAACCATGACCGGACCTTCTGCATTTGACATGATGGAAGTATTGGGCAAGGAAGAAACCCTTCGCCGCATGAATAAGACCCTTTCTGACTTAGCGTAA
- a CDS encoding DUF2461 domain-containing protein, producing MNYFTPDFLEFFKELAANNHKEWFDENRTRYKKEVKDPFTHFVGDLIGHIHGSYEPELVVEPKDVIFRINRDIRFAKDKTPYKTNVSALISPKGRKAADYPALYIELSPEHLGIYGGCYMLKPAQVKAMRQHMANHLEQFQALNSDSDFRKYYPDGIVGESQKRVDKDVAEAAQQEPILFQKQFYYSHAADAELIPTDALLITVLDHYEAAFNMMQFLRDGWAAK from the coding sequence ATGAATTATTTCACTCCCGACTTTCTCGAGTTTTTCAAAGAGCTAGCTGCTAATAATCACAAAGAGTGGTTTGATGAAAACCGTACGAGGTACAAGAAGGAGGTCAAGGATCCCTTCACTCATTTTGTGGGAGATTTGATTGGACACATACACGGTTCGTATGAACCTGAATTGGTGGTGGAACCCAAGGATGTCATCTTCCGAATAAACCGCGACATCCGGTTTGCAAAGGATAAAACACCTTACAAAACCAATGTATCAGCTCTTATTTCGCCCAAGGGCAGAAAGGCGGCGGATTATCCAGCGCTCTACATCGAGTTAAGCCCAGAGCATCTCGGCATTTATGGAGGATGTTATATGCTGAAGCCCGCCCAGGTTAAGGCAATGCGCCAGCATATGGCCAATCATTTAGAGCAGTTTCAGGCATTGAACTCCGACTCCGATTTTCGGAAGTACTATCCCGATGGAATTGTTGGAGAATCGCAAAAGCGAGTAGACAAAGACGTTGCTGAAGCGGCCCAGCAGGAGCCTATCCTCTTTCAGAAACAGTTCTATTACTCGCATGCGGCAGATGCTGAGTTGATTCCTACAGACGCGCTTCTCATCACTGTTTTAGACCACTATGAAGCGGCATTCAATATGATGCAGTTCTTGCGCGATGGCTGGGCGGCCAAATAA
- a CDS encoding (deoxy)nucleoside triphosphate pyrophosphohydrolase, protein MAIEVVCAFIFKDDHIWMGRRPDHKHMGGKWEFPGGKIDDGEDAETALKRELIEELGIEISIREVVAEVTHEYPNKIIHLRAFRVSSKEDPKLIEHTEGQWIPINTSDYLDWASADIDLWQTFHRARRAQ, encoded by the coding sequence ATGGCAATTGAAGTTGTTTGCGCATTTATTTTTAAAGATGACCATATCTGGATGGGCAGACGACCAGACCACAAGCACATGGGGGGCAAGTGGGAATTCCCCGGAGGCAAGATAGACGATGGCGAAGATGCAGAAACCGCACTTAAGCGCGAATTGATCGAAGAACTGGGAATTGAGATCTCTATTCGTGAGGTTGTAGCCGAGGTCACTCATGAATACCCCAACAAAATAATCCACCTCCGCGCTTTCCGAGTGTCCTCCAAAGAAGACCCTAAACTCATTGAACATACCGAAGGTCAGTGGATTCCCATCAACACTTCGGATTATTTAGATTGGGCCTCTGCCGATATAGACCTGTGGCAAACTTTCCACCGAGCTAGACGTGCTCAATGA
- a CDS encoding DUF2752 domain-containing protein produces the protein MSLPKTREFWFWLVALVALAIFPFGGEESLCVLSAVGIESCPGCGLGTAIHYLFHLDVSSSWKAHPMAIPVVFGLLFRIVQLYLSTITYHHESNPKTHSRS, from the coding sequence GTGAGTTTACCGAAAACACGTGAGTTCTGGTTTTGGCTTGTTGCATTGGTCGCATTGGCCATCTTTCCATTTGGAGGAGAGGAGAGTCTATGTGTACTCAGTGCTGTAGGCATAGAAAGTTGTCCGGGATGTGGATTGGGCACGGCTATACATTACCTCTTCCACTTGGATGTCTCTTCGTCTTGGAAGGCTCATCCAATGGCTATTCCTGTGGTTTTCGGACTTCTCTTCAGAATCGTACAACTCTATCTATCAACAATTACCTATCACCATGAATCGAATCCTAAAACACATTCCAGAAGCTAG
- the folB gene encoding dihydroneopterin aldolase: protein MDRIDVNGIKLYAYHGCMDEESRIGTDYEVNLSVWADLSIPAQSDKLVETVDYVMLNRIVKEEMGIRAKLLEVVTERICQRILTEEPKVDEVEVSVSKLAPPINGDVERVSVVMRRKRKS from the coding sequence ATGGATAGAATTGATGTCAACGGTATCAAGCTGTACGCTTATCATGGGTGTATGGATGAAGAGTCTCGTATTGGAACAGATTACGAGGTAAACTTGAGTGTTTGGGCAGATCTATCTATTCCAGCCCAAAGTGATAAACTCGTTGAGACCGTTGACTATGTTATGCTCAATCGCATAGTAAAGGAAGAGATGGGCATACGCGCAAAACTCCTTGAAGTGGTGACGGAGCGCATTTGTCAACGCATACTCACTGAAGAGCCCAAAGTGGACGAGGTAGAGGTGAGCGTAAGCAAGTTGGCTCCACCTATTAATGGTGATGTTGAGCGTGTTAGTGTAGTAATGCGACGAAAGCGCAAATCATAG
- a CDS encoding mucoidy inhibitor MuiA family protein: protein MKSILLTLAATLVTSLASFAQTSASSKISNVTVYRSGALIERTADIALTRGKQVVLFTDLPPTLDQSSLKLEVPHGVRMMKMEFRYPTPDERGFPEFSQVGARIAAMQDQLDEQRDLKLSLQEDLSFISVNSDRGQAVSIGDIQQSDAYYAKRRREIRASLRACINKIEELEEATQELQAQLALMESELENPKPLLEVELSCSAGAGKRFTLKYFSTQARWDPFYNVRASGDNQPMEFEFNGSIQQNTGEDWENVNLMLSTGNPSLGATEPDLPKWHISFTHSYVPAEPYRVSPANISKRGSFVGLVQNNETGEPMSNARVELRLSNRVHIGISDEDGKVLIEDLPVGSYGVSCQYTGYNTLTTSINITDRPVLNRLKLTTNGASRMVSYQPVSIPTGRMHERDVAEVASLAPGVSGYEDVSYTSISARGARSSANEVFIDGVKVRGAANLPNLVGQENVRANFTRIQQAVSAVYIIDKPFSVPTTGEPQDVWISSSDINAEYIHRLRPARSSRSFLISKIADWESLNLLKGPAHFFVDEVYNGTAVLNPEVTADTMELALGGDDEIVVDRERMDANKSKHFFSKEIDETFHYRIKVRNTKDVAITMVLQEQFPISQEDDVEVSEQIAEGASVDPITGIITWEQTLEPNEELTLEYSFIVTYPRGTGVNLPQ from the coding sequence ATGAAATCGATTCTGCTCACTCTCGCAGCAACACTTGTCACTAGCTTGGCGAGTTTTGCCCAAACCTCCGCTTCTTCTAAAATTTCCAATGTTACGGTTTACCGCTCCGGTGCTTTAATTGAAAGAACGGCGGACATTGCCCTCACCCGCGGAAAACAGGTGGTATTATTTACCGATTTACCTCCTACACTCGATCAAAGCTCTCTTAAGCTGGAGGTGCCTCACGGTGTTCGAATGATGAAAATGGAGTTTCGTTATCCTACGCCAGACGAGCGTGGTTTTCCAGAGTTTAGTCAAGTAGGAGCGCGCATTGCTGCAATGCAAGATCAGTTGGATGAACAGCGCGATTTGAAACTTTCGCTTCAAGAGGACCTCAGTTTTATTTCTGTGAATTCAGACCGAGGACAAGCCGTGAGCATTGGAGATATTCAGCAGTCGGATGCGTATTATGCGAAGCGCCGAAGAGAAATCCGTGCATCTCTTCGTGCTTGTATCAATAAAATCGAAGAGCTTGAAGAAGCGACACAAGAGCTTCAGGCGCAACTCGCACTCATGGAATCGGAGTTGGAAAACCCCAAGCCTTTATTGGAAGTTGAGTTGAGTTGTTCAGCTGGGGCTGGAAAGCGATTTACCCTAAAATACTTCAGTACTCAAGCGCGATGGGATCCCTTTTACAATGTGCGCGCTTCGGGTGACAATCAACCGATGGAATTTGAATTCAACGGTTCTATACAACAAAACACAGGAGAGGATTGGGAAAATGTCAACTTGATGCTTTCAACCGGTAATCCTTCCTTGGGAGCCACCGAGCCAGATTTACCTAAATGGCATATCAGTTTTACACACTCCTATGTTCCAGCAGAGCCTTATAGGGTTTCACCAGCGAACATTTCGAAACGAGGTTCATTTGTGGGTTTGGTTCAGAACAATGAAACTGGTGAGCCGATGTCCAACGCGCGTGTCGAATTGAGGTTGAGCAATCGCGTTCACATTGGCATTAGCGATGAAGATGGTAAGGTGCTCATTGAAGACTTACCCGTGGGATCCTATGGAGTGTCCTGTCAATATACAGGGTACAATACACTCACTACCTCCATCAATATTACCGACCGTCCGGTTTTAAACCGACTTAAGCTCACCACGAATGGAGCGAGTAGAATGGTGTCATATCAGCCAGTATCTATCCCCACAGGGCGAATGCACGAACGAGATGTTGCCGAAGTAGCGTCTCTTGCCCCTGGAGTTTCAGGCTATGAAGATGTGTCGTATACTTCGATCAGTGCTCGTGGGGCAAGGTCGAGTGCAAATGAAGTATTTATTGATGGTGTAAAAGTTCGAGGTGCAGCAAACCTTCCAAACTTGGTTGGCCAAGAGAATGTGCGTGCCAATTTCACGCGAATTCAGCAAGCAGTATCAGCGGTTTATATTATTGATAAGCCTTTTAGTGTGCCAACTACAGGAGAGCCTCAAGACGTTTGGATTTCGAGTTCAGATATCAATGCGGAATACATTCACCGTCTTCGTCCAGCGCGAAGCAGTCGTTCTTTCTTGATTTCTAAAATTGCAGATTGGGAGTCGCTCAACCTCTTAAAAGGTCCTGCACATTTCTTTGTGGATGAGGTGTACAACGGAACGGCGGTTCTCAACCCAGAAGTTACAGCCGACACGATGGAGTTGGCTTTAGGTGGAGATGATGAAATTGTTGTGGATCGCGAACGAATGGATGCGAATAAGTCGAAGCATTTCTTCTCGAAAGAGATTGATGAGACCTTCCATTACCGCATTAAAGTGCGCAATACAAAAGATGTGGCCATTACCATGGTACTTCAAGAGCAGTTCCCGATTAGTCAGGAAGATGATGTAGAAGTATCAGAGCAAATTGCAGAAGGGGCTTCTGTAGATCCAATTACTGGAATCATTACATGGGAGCAAACCCTTGAACCAAACGAGGAGTTGACCCTCGAGTACAGCTTCATTGTAACTTATCCACGCGGTACAGGGGTAAACTTGCCACAATAG
- a CDS encoding TM2 domain-containing protein yields MNRILKHIPEARGEEMIFLERLTEQCDEQQMHDFAMLYRSRRKDPQLVLILSVVGLVAIPGIQRFVLGQILMGVLYLFTAGFCLIGSIIDIVNASDMAFEYNCGVAYEIIEHV; encoded by the coding sequence ATGAATCGAATCCTAAAACACATTCCAGAAGCTAGGGGTGAAGAGATGATTTTTCTTGAACGCCTCACGGAACAATGTGATGAACAGCAGATGCATGATTTTGCCATGTTGTATCGCTCTAGGAGAAAGGACCCTCAACTCGTGCTTATATTGAGTGTGGTGGGATTGGTTGCCATTCCGGGAATTCAACGCTTTGTTCTCGGACAAATACTGATGGGTGTCCTGTATCTATTTACAGCAGGATTTTGTTTGATTGGTTCTATCATCGACATTGTGAATGCATCCGATATGGCCTTTGAATACAACTGCGGAGTGGCCTATGAAATCATTGAGCACGTCTAG